Proteins from one Vibrio coralliirubri genomic window:
- a CDS encoding DUF1552 domain-containing protein: MSFLKSRRRFLKAAAGAGVLAPMSLPGLTRIAHAGTTGQAKTKVVFFVVPDGLATDGFNGRFNEGLWFPNTAQANASDTTQFTLNEVSQELAAYKNRSLYLQGIILGQGNAGHNGWTEVLRDKNKSQSSIDVLLGRTMQGTDPSQRSIFAGPHATDSVNWYVSWDGKNKRTPQGNPTLLFENIFGTNYSGAKARTAQNNSGQHLFDPINQDIQTLRSKLSGSERQKLDTHLDSMEQVVADMDATLPISAECSPVMPSNHPMMSADFRNQVQSSHHQVVATALSCGVSRVATVQVGRSADQVVIKDASLRANPHDLAHRYKSEQEWKDSRKWYARQAKLFLDELSRHADPDVPSDSLLDHTLVVITSEMSDGAPEHQYNQPMLFVGGASGLLKSGDGQGRYLNITSQGDRNHWAAGRQVDQQRIWATVAQAMGTSVPYGGNTSSVSGIFTNVS, encoded by the coding sequence ATGTCTTTTCTAAAAAGTCGTAGACGTTTTCTAAAAGCCGCGGCAGGGGCTGGCGTTTTAGCACCGATGTCATTGCCAGGGCTTACCCGTATCGCTCATGCAGGTACAACAGGCCAAGCGAAAACTAAAGTGGTGTTCTTTGTGGTACCTGATGGCCTAGCTACAGATGGCTTTAATGGTCGATTCAATGAGGGTTTATGGTTTCCAAATACCGCTCAAGCTAATGCGAGTGATACCACGCAGTTTACGCTTAATGAGGTGAGCCAAGAGCTTGCTGCGTACAAAAACCGCTCTTTATACCTGCAAGGAATCATCTTAGGCCAAGGCAACGCAGGGCATAACGGTTGGACAGAAGTGTTGCGTGATAAAAATAAAAGCCAATCTTCTATCGATGTCTTATTGGGGCGAACTATGCAGGGAACGGATCCTTCTCAGCGTTCGATTTTTGCGGGTCCTCATGCGACTGACAGTGTGAACTGGTATGTCTCTTGGGATGGTAAGAACAAACGCACGCCTCAAGGTAACCCGACACTGTTGTTCGAAAACATTTTCGGCACAAACTACAGTGGCGCAAAAGCGCGTACGGCTCAAAATAACAGCGGTCAGCACTTATTTGATCCAATCAACCAAGATATTCAAACGTTGCGCTCAAAGCTATCAGGCAGCGAGCGACAAAAGCTGGATACTCATTTGGACTCTATGGAGCAAGTGGTTGCTGATATGGATGCGACCTTGCCAATTTCGGCGGAGTGTTCTCCTGTCATGCCGAGTAATCATCCGATGATGTCGGCTGATTTCAGAAATCAAGTTCAGTCAAGCCATCACCAGGTAGTAGCAACCGCGTTGAGCTGCGGTGTGTCACGAGTAGCAACGGTCCAAGTCGGACGCTCGGCTGACCAAGTGGTGATCAAAGATGCCAGTCTACGTGCTAACCCACACGATCTTGCGCACCGCTATAAGAGTGAGCAGGAGTGGAAAGATAGCCGTAAATGGTATGCACGTCAGGCGAAACTGTTCTTGGACGAGCTTTCTCGTCATGCCGATCCTGATGTCCCTTCAGATTCATTGTTGGACCACACACTCGTGGTGATTACCTCAGAAATGTCTGACGGTGCTCCAGAGCACCAGTACAACCAACCGATGTTATTTGTTGGTGGTGCTTCAGGCCTATTGAAGAGTGGTGATGGTCAAGGTCGTTATTTGAACATTACTTCTCAAGGGGACCGAAATCATTGGGCGGCAGGGCGTCAGGTTGATCAACAGCGTATTTGGGCCACTGTAGCTCAAGCGATGGGGACGTCAGTACCGTATGGCGGAAATACTAGCTCGGTTTCCGGTATTTTCACCAACGTAA